A portion of the Zootoca vivipara chromosome 6, rZooViv1.1, whole genome shotgun sequence genome contains these proteins:
- the LOC118087398 gene encoding carcinoembryonic antigen-related cell adhesion molecule 16-like, with the protein MKCTHKMDRPCRTHSWKVSWQMLLLAASILSSSFLLTRGQERIGKSIRVVPEVLKEGVRVTLTSEGLDLKKLRSCKWYRGATEERNIIITFFLGPVYGQNPGPAFTNRETVNPDCSLRITDLKLSDSGTYSFKSEGIGVINTGTTNITVSEILSSPVLQLTESQRTQLSPYDDDDDDDDGIGHP; encoded by the exons ATGAAGTGCACCCACAAGATGGACAGGCCATGCAGAACCCATAGCTGGAAGGTCTCCTGGCAGATGCTGCTCTTAGCAG CCTCCATCCTGAGTTCCAGCTTCCTGTTGACTCGAGGCCAGGAGAGAATTGGAAAAAGTATCAGAGTTGTTCCAGAAGTGCTGAAAGAAGGAGTTCGTGTCACCTTGACATCAGAAGGTTTAGATCTGAAGAAGCTTCGTAGCTGCAAATGGTACCGAGGGGCAACTGAAGAAAGAAACATTATTATTACCTTTTTCCTAGGTCCAGTTTATGGTCAGAACCCTGGACCTGCCTTCACTAACAGGGAAACTGTGAACCCAGATTGCTCCCTTCGCATCACAGATTTAAAGCTAAGTGACTCTGGAACCTATTCATTTAAATCAGAAGGTATTGGGGTTATCAACACAGGGACTACAAACATCACCGTTTCAG AAATCCTCTCCAGCCCAGTCCTGCAGCTGACAGAATCCCAGAGAACACAGCTGTCACcttacgatgatgatgatgatgatgatgatggaataggacatccctag